A single window of Liolophura sinensis isolate JHLJ2023 chromosome 6, CUHK_Ljap_v2, whole genome shotgun sequence DNA harbors:
- the LOC135466715 gene encoding adenylyltransferase and sulfurtransferase MOCS3-like — MAEKDELHRLRTQLEEKDKEIAFLRQKINREAIPPIISSLEDHSDIVENRQSSNTGCQLDNESILRYSRQLILPEIGVKGQLLLEQSSVLVVGAGGLGCPVAVYLAAAGVGRLGLVDYDEVELSNLHRQILHTEPRVGVSKSASASFACQQLNSRVKCIPYHLQLDSSNALQIIQQYNIIVDATDNVATRYLLNDACVLSRKPLVSGSALRFEGQLTVYNHDGGPCYRCLYPSPPPPETVTNCSDGGVLGVVPGIIGCLQALEVIKIVTQIGSSYTQKLLLFDGLDGAFRQIRLRGRQKSCVVCGDSPSITRLIDYVQFCGAGANDKEQPRNVLKAEDRISVKEYSQMLEECIPHVLVDVRQPVELDICKLPQPAINIPIDKLQNSTQVPEPVMSLRSKSQIFQQQHGSPMPVVMVCRHGNDSQLAVHSLRRHLQDCPVTIKDIQGGLNAWAHQIDPEFPVY, encoded by the exons ATGGCAGAAAAAGATGAACTGCATCGACTTAGAACCCAGTTGGAAGAAAAAGACAAGGAAATTGCATTTCTGaggcaaaaaataaacaga GAAGCAATACCTCCGATCATTTCCTCTCTTGAAGATCATTCtgatattgttgaaaatagacaaaGTTCAAACACAGGCTGTCAGCTGGACAATGAGAGCATCCTGCGATACAGTAGACAGCTCATTCTCCCTGAAATAGGAGTTAAAG GTCAGCTTCTGTTGGAGCAAAGCTCAGTGTTAGTGGTTGGAGCTGGAGGACTTGGCTGTCCTGTGGCTGTGTATTTGGCAGCAGCTGGAGTAG GCAGGCTAGGCTTGGTGGATTATGATGAAGTAGAACTGAGTAACCTTCACCGTCAGATACTGCACACAGAACCCAGGGTGGGTGTCTCCAAATCTGCCTCAGCCAGCTTTGCATGTCAACA ATTAAATTCCAGAGTAAAATGTATCCCATATCATCTTCAACTCGACAGTTCCAATGCTTTGCAAATTATTCAGCA ATACAATATCATCGTTGATGCTACAGACAATGTGGCCACACGCTATTTACTGAATGATGCTTGTGTGTTGTCACGGAAGCCGCTGGTGTCTGGAAGTGCGTTAAGATTTGAAGGACAG CTGACAGTTTACAATCATGATGGTGGTCCATGTTACAGATGTCTGTACCCATCCCCTCCTCCCCCAGAGACTGTCACTAACTGTTCGGATGGGGGCGTGCTTGGGGTAG ttccAGGTATCATAGGCTGTCTACAGGCCCTGGAGGTTATCAAGATTGTCACACAGATTGGAT CATCTTACACCCAGAAGCTGCTACTGTTTGATGGGTTGGATGGGGCCTTCAGACAGATCAGACTCCGTGGCCGACAGAAGAGCTGTGTGGTGTGTGGGGATTCTCCGTCTATTACACGGCTCATTGATTATGTACAGTTTTGCGGGGCTGGAGCCAATGATAAG GAACAACCTAGAAATGTGCTGAAGGCAGAGGACAGGATTTCAGTCAAG GAGTACAGTCAGATGTTGGAGGAGTGCATACCTCATGTATTAGTGGATGTCCGGCAACCAGTCGAGCTTGACATCTGTAAACTTCCCCAACCAGCTATAA ATATACCCATAGATAAGCTTCAAAACTCCACCCAGGTTCCAGAACCAGTGATGTCACTGCGGAGTAAGTCACAAATATTCCAACAACAGCACGGCTCTCCCATGCCGGTTGTCATGGTGTGTCGTCATGGCAACGACTCACAGCTGGCAGTTCACAGCTTACGACGTCACCTTCAGGACTGCCCAGTCACCATCAAGGACATTCAGGGCGGTTTGAATGCCTGGGCCCACCAGATAGACCCTGAGTTTCCAGTGTACTAG